TGTCCCAATAATAGGTTTCTTTCGGTTCCACTCGGATAATGGTCACATTAGGATCATCTTTACCATCGAACCAGGCCTTTGCCATTGCGGACCATTTTTCCTCAATTGTAGCTTTATCCTTGTATACAGATGCTTCACCGTATACGGAAAGATACTGGGAATCATCATTATTCATAAAGAATAGTTGGACTCTTCGATCTTCTTTGATCTCAAAATTTTTATTGCTGGTTTCACTGCTTATAAACCATAAATTCCCGCTGTCATCCGTTTCCTGTAAAGTCATAGGACGGGAATTAACAGGAACAGTTTCCAATTCTGTACAAAACATACAAATTCTTGCTTTCGTCGAAAGTTCCTGAATCTTTTTGATTGCCTCCAAATGGACAAGATCTTTTGTTGACATAATATTATATTTTAAGTGA
The sequence above is drawn from the Chryseobacterium daecheongense genome and encodes:
- a CDS encoding pyridoxamine 5'-phosphate oxidase family protein, encoding MSTKDLVHLEAIKKIQELSTKARICMFCTELETVPVNSRPMTLQETDDSGNLWFISSETSNKNFEIKEDRRVQLFFMNNDDSQYLSVYGEASVYKDKATIEEKWSAMAKAWFDGKDDPNVTIIRVEPKETYYWDTKAGKLVSLLSFVASAVTGIKTNNADGVEGNASI